A genomic segment from Truepera sp. encodes:
- a CDS encoding NAD(P) transhydrogenase subunit alpha produces the protein MNIVALKETVSGERRTPITPQVADKLVKLGATVTLEPGVGASSYFGDEEYAKAGATFEPDRGKLLEAADLFLAVQPPALETVEGLKRGARVAGFLDPFFNHDLVRALAAKGVDALCMELIPRTTYAQKMDALSSQASLAGYAAVILAAERSVKAFPMMSTPAGTIPPARVFVVGAGVAGLQAIATAKRLGARVEAYDTRPVVKEQVQSLGARFVEIDVGDTGQTEQGYAKEMTAEQLESQRKQMAKVCAGSDVIVTTAQVFGRRAPVIISADMVAGMRAGSVIVDLAASTGGNVEGSSSGEEVVTANGVRIVGLANMPAEVAKDASQVYANNLYLLLEHAWDKEAKTLRLDVEDDVVGACLLIANGEIRDARVRTALGEG, from the coding sequence ATGAATATCGTCGCGTTGAAGGAAACCGTAAGCGGTGAGCGGAGAACTCCCATCACCCCTCAGGTGGCCGACAAGCTCGTGAAGCTGGGCGCCACTGTCACCTTGGAGCCCGGAGTGGGCGCGAGTTCCTACTTCGGTGACGAGGAGTACGCCAAGGCCGGCGCCACCTTCGAGCCCGACCGTGGCAAGCTGCTGGAAGCGGCCGACTTGTTCCTCGCGGTGCAGCCGCCGGCGCTGGAAACGGTCGAGGGCCTGAAGCGAGGGGCGCGGGTGGCCGGATTCCTCGACCCGTTCTTCAACCACGACCTGGTGCGCGCCCTGGCCGCCAAGGGCGTAGATGCGCTCTGCATGGAGCTCATCCCGCGCACGACCTACGCGCAGAAGATGGACGCGCTCTCGAGCCAGGCCAGCCTTGCCGGCTACGCCGCCGTGATCCTGGCAGCGGAGCGCTCGGTCAAGGCGTTCCCCATGATGAGCACGCCCGCCGGCACCATCCCGCCGGCGCGCGTGTTCGTGGTGGGAGCGGGCGTCGCCGGGCTGCAAGCGATAGCCACCGCCAAGCGCCTTGGCGCCAGGGTGGAGGCCTACGACACGCGGCCGGTCGTCAAGGAGCAGGTGCAGTCGCTGGGCGCCAGGTTCGTCGAGATAGACGTCGGCGACACGGGCCAGACGGAGCAGGGCTACGCGAAGGAGATGACGGCCGAACAGCTCGAGTCGCAGCGCAAGCAGATGGCCAAGGTCTGCGCCGGCTCCGACGTCATCGTCACGACGGCCCAGGTGTTCGGCCGGCGGGCGCCTGTCATCATCAGCGCCGACATGGTCGCAGGCATGCGCGCCGGCAGCGTAATCGTCGATCTCGCCGCCAGCACCGGGGGCAACGTGGAGGGTTCCAGTTCGGGCGAGGAGGTCGTCACCGCCAACGGCGTGCGCATCGTCGGCCTCGCCAACATGCCCGCCGAGGTGGCCAAGGACGCCAGTCAGGTCTACGCCAACAACTTGTACCTGCTCCTCGAGCACGCCTGGGACAAAGAAGCCAAGACCCTGCGCCTCGACGTGGAAGACGACGTCGTGGGCGCGTGCCTGCTCATCGCCAACGGTGAGATCCGCGACGCTCGGGTGCGCACCGCGCTCGGGGAAGGTTGA
- a CDS encoding NAD(P) transhydrogenase subunit alpha, with amino-acid sequence MLLLLAFVLSVFLGFELINKVPSQLHTPLMSGSNAISGITIVAALAATAVEGTLGTVLALLAIIAATVNIVGGYLVTDRMLGMFRAGDKDK; translated from the coding sequence ATGCTGCTCCTACTTGCCTTCGTACTCTCCGTCTTCTTGGGCTTCGAGCTCATCAACAAGGTGCCGTCGCAGCTGCACACGCCGCTGATGTCGGGCTCCAACGCCATCTCAGGCATCACCATCGTGGCCGCCCTCGCCGCCACGGCGGTGGAGGGCACGCTCGGCACCGTGCTCGCGCTCCTGGCCATCATCGCGGCCACCGTCAACATCGTCGGCGGCTACCTGGTGACCGACCGCATGCTGGGCATGTTCCGCGCCGGCGACAAGGACAAGTGA
- a CDS encoding NAD(P)(+) transhydrogenase (Re/Si-specific) subunit beta: MTTLIQLAYLVAAALFIFGLKMLGRAQTARRGNMISATAMLIAVVATLFLAGLDYTYIIIGLIVGTAIGVFIARTVKMTAMPEMVALLNGSGGLASMLVGWNEYIRNPHADPVTAISIFVAVVVGAVTTTGSAMAWAKLSEKMPGKPILFSAQQLANAAILGATLILGVLFVLFPGSSYALLLIFLVLGLALGVLAVLPIGGADMPIVISLLNSYSGIAGAAAGFAIGNTVLVVAGSLVGASGIILTQIMCKAMNRSLANVLFSGFGAVTTSSSGPVEGEVKAMTADDAYYVLEAASNVIFVPGYGMAVAQAQHVVKELADLLEKNGAEVRYVIHPVAGRMPGHMNVLLAEANVPYEQLVEPEDVNPTMEMVDVAVVIGANDVVNPAAREDEGSPLYGMPIINVDMARTCFVLKRSMNPGFSGVENPLFYKPNTRMLFGDAKATLGALVAEFKDA, translated from the coding sequence GTGACGACGTTGATCCAACTCGCATACCTGGTGGCTGCCGCGCTGTTCATCTTCGGCCTCAAGATGCTGGGCCGCGCCCAGACGGCGCGGCGCGGCAACATGATCTCGGCCACCGCGATGCTCATCGCCGTGGTGGCGACGCTCTTCCTGGCGGGGCTCGATTACACCTACATCATCATCGGCCTGATCGTCGGCACGGCCATCGGCGTTTTCATAGCGCGCACCGTGAAGATGACGGCCATGCCCGAGATGGTCGCCCTGCTGAACGGCTCGGGCGGCCTCGCGTCCATGCTGGTGGGCTGGAACGAGTACATCCGCAACCCGCACGCCGACCCGGTGACGGCCATCTCGATCTTCGTGGCCGTCGTGGTGGGCGCGGTGACGACGACGGGCTCGGCGATGGCCTGGGCCAAGCTCTCCGAGAAGATGCCCGGCAAGCCCATCCTGTTCTCGGCGCAGCAACTCGCCAACGCGGCCATCCTCGGCGCCACGCTTATCCTGGGCGTGCTCTTCGTGCTGTTCCCCGGCTCGAGCTACGCCTTGCTGCTCATCTTCCTCGTGCTCGGGCTGGCGCTCGGGGTGCTGGCGGTGCTGCCCATCGGTGGCGCCGACATGCCCATAGTCATCTCGCTGCTCAACAGCTACTCCGGCATCGCGGGCGCGGCGGCCGGCTTCGCCATCGGCAACACGGTGTTGGTGGTGGCGGGCTCCCTGGTCGGCGCCTCGGGCATCATCCTCACCCAGATCATGTGCAAGGCCATGAACCGGTCGCTGGCGAACGTGCTGTTCAGCGGCTTCGGCGCGGTGACGACTTCCTCCAGCGGTCCGGTGGAGGGCGAGGTCAAGGCGATGACCGCCGACGACGCCTACTACGTCCTCGAGGCGGCCTCGAACGTGATCTTCGTGCCCGGTTACGGTATGGCCGTGGCGCAGGCCCAGCACGTGGTCAAGGAGCTTGCCGACCTCCTCGAGAAGAACGGCGCCGAGGTGCGCTACGTCATCCACCCGGTTGCCGGTCGGATGCCCGGCCACATGAACGTGCTGCTGGCCGAGGCGAACGTGCCGTACGAGCAGCTGGTGGAGCCCGAGGACGTGAACCCGACGATGGAGATGGTCGACGTGGCCGTGGTCATCGGCGCCAACGACGTCGTCAACCCGGCCGCGCGCGAAGACGAGGGTAGCCCCCTATACGGCATGCCCATCATCAACGTCGACATGGCCCGCACCTGCTTCGTGCTCAAGCGCTCGATGAACCCGGGCTTCTCCGGCGTGGAGAACCCGCTCTTCTACAAGCCCAACACGCGCATGCTCTTCGGCGACGCCAAGGCGACGCTGGGCGCGCTCGTGGCGGAGTTCAAGGACGCCTGA
- the clpB gene encoding ATP-dependent chaperone ClpB — MDAERFTEAALQLVASAQQVARTRQNQQVGPLHLAASLLADPSGLPSRVVERAGADPEAARATIDAGLAKLPVVSGADGQFMSPVLGNAFTRAEELAKEWQDAFVAADTLLVALRDTAGKELDALPPARALEEAAKAIRGGQNVDSRTAESTFEALETYGIDLTQRAREGKLDPVIGRDEEIRRAVQILLRRTKNNPVLIGEPGVGKTAIAEGLALRIVNKDVPQGLQNKRIVQLDMGSLLAGAKYRGEFEERLKAVIEETARSAGDIVLFIDELHTIVGAGKAEGAVDAGNMLKPSLARGELRMIGATTLEEYRTIEKDAALERRFQPIFVDEPTVEETISILRGIKDKYEVHHGVGITDVAIIAAATMAHRYISDRRLPDSAIDLIDEAASRIRVQLDSLPEEIDDLRRRKLQLEIEHEAVKRESDPDSAARILRIEEELKVIADQIGQAQADWEAERGVLEEWRADQEELDRVRTQIEAAERDYDLATAAKLRYGELPKLEAEVKRLAEKLDDARYVRLEVGEEEVAQVVARATRIPVARLLEGEREKLLRLEDELHVRVVGQDEAITAVADAIRRSRAGLADPNRPIGSFIFLGPTGVGKTETAKALAAQLFDSEDKLIRLDMSEYMERHNVAKLIGAPPGYVGYEEGGQLTEAVRRQPYSVILLDEIEKAHVDVFNTLLQVLDDGRLTDAQGRTVDFRNTVVIMTSNIGSPQILEAGRLGADHETLKTTVVAELRNHFRPEFLNRVDEVIVFHALDQGQIRTIATLQVERLQHRLDERRITLALSEAALDELARVGFDPVFGARPLKRAVRDYLETPLAREILAGRIADGDTVEVEPGLEPGAPFRFEVRELAPAN; from the coding sequence ATGGATGCCGAACGCTTCACCGAGGCCGCGCTTCAACTCGTCGCTAGCGCCCAACAGGTGGCGCGCACCCGCCAGAACCAGCAAGTAGGCCCGCTGCACCTGGCGGCCTCGCTGCTCGCCGATCCCTCCGGGCTCCCGAGCCGCGTCGTAGAACGCGCGGGGGCGGACCCCGAGGCCGCGCGGGCGACGATAGACGCGGGCCTCGCCAAACTTCCCGTCGTGAGCGGGGCCGACGGACAGTTCATGAGCCCCGTGCTCGGCAACGCGTTCACGCGGGCGGAGGAGTTGGCCAAGGAGTGGCAGGACGCCTTCGTCGCGGCCGACACGCTCCTCGTCGCGTTGCGCGACACGGCCGGCAAGGAACTCGACGCGCTGCCTCCCGCCAGGGCGCTCGAGGAGGCCGCCAAGGCCATAAGGGGCGGCCAGAACGTGGACAGCCGCACCGCCGAGAGCACCTTCGAGGCGCTCGAGACCTACGGCATAGACCTCACGCAGCGCGCTCGCGAGGGCAAGCTCGACCCCGTCATAGGGCGCGACGAGGAGATCCGCCGCGCCGTGCAGATCCTCCTGCGCCGGACCAAGAACAACCCGGTGCTGATAGGCGAGCCCGGCGTCGGCAAGACCGCCATCGCCGAGGGGCTGGCGCTTCGCATCGTCAACAAGGACGTGCCGCAAGGGCTGCAGAACAAGCGCATAGTCCAGCTCGACATGGGCAGCCTCCTTGCTGGGGCCAAGTACCGGGGTGAGTTCGAGGAGCGGCTCAAGGCGGTCATCGAGGAGACCGCCAGGTCGGCCGGCGACATCGTCTTGTTCATCGACGAGCTGCACACGATCGTCGGCGCCGGCAAGGCCGAGGGGGCCGTCGACGCCGGGAACATGCTGAAGCCGTCGTTGGCGCGCGGCGAGCTGCGCATGATCGGCGCCACCACGCTGGAGGAGTACCGCACCATCGAGAAGGATGCCGCCCTGGAGCGGCGGTTCCAGCCCATCTTCGTGGACGAGCCCACGGTGGAGGAGACCATCTCCATCCTCCGCGGCATCAAGGATAAGTACGAGGTGCACCACGGCGTCGGCATCACCGACGTGGCCATCATCGCGGCCGCCACCATGGCGCACCGCTACATCTCCGATCGGCGCCTGCCCGACTCGGCCATCGACCTGATCGACGAGGCCGCCAGCCGCATCCGCGTTCAGCTCGACTCGCTTCCCGAGGAGATCGACGACCTGCGGCGCCGCAAGCTGCAACTCGAGATAGAGCACGAGGCGGTGAAGCGCGAGTCCGACCCGGACTCCGCGGCGCGCATCCTGCGCATCGAGGAGGAGTTGAAGGTGATCGCCGATCAGATCGGCCAGGCCCAGGCCGACTGGGAGGCCGAGCGGGGCGTGCTCGAGGAGTGGCGCGCGGACCAGGAGGAGCTCGACCGCGTGCGCACCCAGATCGAGGCAGCCGAACGCGACTACGACCTCGCCACCGCCGCCAAGCTCCGCTACGGCGAGCTGCCGAAGCTGGAGGCGGAGGTCAAGCGCCTCGCCGAGAAGCTCGACGACGCGCGCTACGTGCGCCTCGAGGTAGGTGAGGAGGAGGTGGCGCAGGTCGTGGCGCGCGCCACGCGCATCCCGGTGGCACGGCTGTTGGAGGGCGAGCGCGAGAAGCTCCTCCGACTCGAGGACGAACTGCACGTGCGCGTGGTCGGTCAGGACGAGGCCATCACGGCGGTGGCGGACGCCATCCGCCGCTCCCGCGCCGGGCTCGCGGACCCCAACCGCCCGATCGGGTCCTTCATCTTCTTGGGCCCCACCGGTGTCGGCAAGACCGAGACCGCCAAGGCCCTGGCCGCCCAGCTCTTCGACAGCGAAGACAAGCTGATCCGACTCGACATGTCGGAGTACATGGAGCGCCACAACGTCGCCAAGCTGATAGGCGCCCCTCCCGGCTACGTCGGCTACGAGGAGGGCGGCCAACTCACCGAGGCCGTCCGCCGCCAGCCCTACTCGGTGATCCTCTTGGACGAGATAGAGAAGGCCCACGTGGACGTGTTCAACACGCTGTTGCAGGTGCTCGACGACGGCCGTCTCACCGACGCTCAGGGGCGCACCGTCGACTTCCGCAACACGGTGGTCATAATGACGAGCAACATCGGCTCGCCGCAGATCCTCGAAGCCGGCAGGCTGGGCGCCGATCACGAGACGCTCAAGACCACGGTGGTCGCTGAGTTGCGCAACCACTTCCGGCCCGAGTTCTTGAACCGCGTGGACGAGGTCATCGTCTTCCACGCCCTCGACCAGGGGCAGATCCGCACGATCGCGACCTTGCAGGTCGAGCGCTTGCAGCACCGGCTCGACGAGCGCCGGATAACGCTGGCGCTCTCGGAGGCGGCCCTCGACGAGCTGGCCCGCGTCGGTTTCGACCCGGTCTTCGGCGCCCGCCCCCTGAAGCGGGCCGTGAGGGACTACCTCGAGACCCCGCTCGCCCGCGAGATCCTCGCCGGGCGCATAGCGGATGGCGATACGGTCGAGGTGGAACCGGGCCTCGAGCCCGGTGCGCCGTTCAGGTTCGAGGTGCGCGAACTGGCGCCGGCGAACTGA
- a CDS encoding SulP family inorganic anion transporter, with amino-acid sequence MQTTTSRRSATLGRVLKFLPRPGDYRPKYVRVDVLAGITVAFVALPLALGFGVTAGVGATAGIVTAIVAGVVASFFGGSNFQVTGPTGAMTAVLLPIVAHHGPGALPILGIGAGLVLLVLAFAGVGSYVRFIPWPVVTGFTNGIAAIIFLQQLPNVLGVKAPHGESIVLIAYQTAREFVAAPQILPILLALITIVAMLAWGRVPALSFIPASMAALVLVTLVSLMPAFLDVARIGEIPRSLPMPKLPDLALAGAWVELSRAAVAVAVLAALESLLCAVVADGMTVGEKHDPDRELFGQGLGNIASGLFGGLPSTAALARTAVNVRSGARTRLAGIVHGLTLLVVILFLAPLASQIPLAVLGGILMVVAVRMVEREAASLIMRSTKSDAFVLLLTMTVTILFDLILAIEVGLVAAAILFIVRMSNMFTVDPIKLAGDGPHRDSDEDVEAEQRLLEKHVIAYRVDGPVFFGAAERFIDQLVKVDKGIKVVVLRLKRVPVMDATGVTALRAIHDRLSRRGIALLISGLQPQPKALLKRMGVYEEITRDGAADFVTTELAIEVARERQLARQSG; translated from the coding sequence GTGCAGACGACAACCTCCAGGCGAAGCGCAACGCTCGGGCGCGTGCTCAAGTTCCTCCCGAGGCCCGGGGACTACAGACCGAAGTACGTGCGGGTGGACGTCCTCGCGGGTATCACGGTCGCCTTCGTCGCGCTGCCGTTGGCTCTCGGGTTCGGGGTGACGGCGGGGGTCGGCGCGACGGCGGGTATCGTCACCGCGATCGTCGCCGGCGTGGTGGCCTCGTTCTTCGGCGGCTCCAACTTCCAGGTCACGGGCCCGACGGGCGCCATGACGGCCGTGCTGCTTCCCATCGTCGCGCACCATGGGCCAGGAGCGCTACCGATCCTGGGGATCGGCGCCGGGCTCGTGCTGCTCGTGCTCGCGTTCGCCGGCGTCGGCAGCTACGTGAGGTTTATCCCGTGGCCGGTCGTGACGGGCTTCACCAACGGCATCGCCGCCATCATCTTCTTGCAGCAGCTTCCGAACGTGCTCGGCGTGAAGGCGCCGCACGGGGAGAGCATCGTGCTCATCGCTTACCAGACCGCGCGCGAGTTCGTGGCCGCCCCGCAGATCCTGCCCATACTCCTGGCGCTCATCACCATCGTGGCGATGCTCGCCTGGGGGCGCGTTCCGGCTCTCTCCTTCATACCCGCCAGCATGGCCGCGCTCGTGCTGGTCACGCTCGTGTCGCTCATGCCCGCCTTCCTCGACGTTGCCCGCATCGGCGAGATCCCCAGGTCGCTTCCCATGCCCAAGCTGCCCGACCTCGCGCTGGCGGGGGCGTGGGTCGAGCTGTCGAGGGCCGCCGTCGCCGTGGCCGTCCTGGCGGCGCTGGAGAGCCTGCTCTGCGCCGTGGTCGCCGACGGCATGACGGTCGGCGAGAAGCACGACCCGGACCGCGAGCTGTTCGGCCAGGGCCTGGGGAACATCGCATCGGGGCTGTTCGGCGGTCTCCCCTCCACCGCGGCCCTCGCGCGCACCGCGGTCAACGTGCGCTCGGGCGCGCGCACGCGCCTCGCAGGCATAGTCCACGGCCTGACGCTCCTGGTCGTGATCCTCTTCCTCGCGCCGCTCGCCTCGCAGATCCCGCTGGCCGTCCTCGGCGGCATCCTCATGGTCGTCGCGGTGCGGATGGTCGAGCGCGAGGCCGCCTCGCTAATCATGCGCAGCACCAAGTCGGACGCGTTCGTGCTGCTACTGACCATGACGGTCACCATCTTGTTCGACCTCATCCTCGCCATCGAGGTCGGGCTGGTGGCCGCCGCGATCTTGTTCATCGTGCGCATGAGCAACATGTTCACCGTCGACCCGATAAAGCTCGCGGGCGACGGGCCGCACCGCGACTCCGACGAGGACGTCGAGGCCGAGCAGCGGCTGCTTGAAAAGCACGTCATCGCCTACCGCGTCGACGGGCCCGTCTTCTTCGGCGCCGCCGAGCGCTTCATCGACCAGCTCGTGAAAGTCGACAAGGGCATCAAGGTGGTGGTCTTGCGTCTGAAGCGCGTGCCCGTCATGGACGCCACGGGCGTGACCGCGCTGCGGGCGATCCACGATAGGCTCTCGCGCCGCGGCATCGCGTTGCTCATCTCCGGACTCCAGCCTCAACCCAAGGCCCTGCTGAAGCGCATGGGCGTCTACGAGGAGATCACCCGCGACGGCGCGGCCGACTTCGTGACGACGGAGCTGGCCATCGAGGTAGCGCGCGAACGGCAGCTTGCCAGGCAGTCCGGCTGA
- a CDS encoding PIG-L deacetylase family protein → MSTDFLTDLLLVVPHPDDEVFGSAGILARTAAAGRTATLTLTRGAAGRTLGLCARSELADRREKELRASLAVLGVQDVTILDHQDYVPDADRGLAEHPGLAGLDFAELLAEVLAVMNRTRPRALLTFPPNGSNGHPDHCLTHRLAIGAFNAADVKPERLYYFASARRFEGPQRPGFLSESEMHGRYLAPTHAALVGGELEPKLAAMGCHETQALSVLGFMRNSPGRLLEETFHRAHPPVAAGAEVEHVSFL, encoded by the coding sequence ATGAGCACCGACTTCCTCACTGACCTACTCCTCGTCGTCCCGCACCCCGACGACGAGGTGTTCGGCTCGGCAGGTATCCTGGCACGCACGGCGGCCGCCGGGCGCACCGCCACTCTAACGCTCACCCGTGGCGCCGCCGGCCGGACCCTTGGGCTCTGCGCGCGCTCGGAGCTGGCCGACAGGCGTGAGAAGGAGCTGCGCGCGTCGCTGGCCGTCCTTGGTGTTCAGGACGTGACCATCCTCGACCACCAAGACTACGTCCCCGACGCGGATCGCGGCCTGGCGGAACATCCGGGCCTCGCCGGCCTTGATTTCGCTGAGCTGCTCGCCGAAGTCCTCGCCGTGATGAACCGCACCAGGCCTCGGGCGCTGCTCACCTTCCCACCCAACGGGTCCAATGGGCACCCCGACCATTGCCTCACCCATCGCCTCGCCATAGGTGCGTTCAACGCGGCCGACGTCAAGCCGGAGCGGCTCTACTACTTCGCGAGCGCAAGGCGCTTCGAGGGCCCCCAGCGGCCCGGGTTCTTGAGCGAGAGCGAGATGCACGGGCGCTACCTCGCGCCCACGCATGCCGCCCTCGTGGGCGGCGAGCTCGAGCCCAAGCTCGCCGCCATGGGTTGCCACGAGACGCAGGCCCTGTCCGTCCTCGGGTTCATGCGCAACTCGCCCGGCCGGTTGCTGGAGGAGACCTTCCACCGCGCACACCCTCCGGTGGCCGCCGGTGCCGAGGTGGAGCACGTCAGCTTCCTCTGA
- a CDS encoding NFACT RNA binding domain-containing protein, with protein MEGLLIAEQLRALAPLLPAERLAWRFPDDRTAVLPLLEGRSLWLGSRPPRPYLALKEGAPEALKPRTPFQQQLASRAVGPLLAATQPARDRVLRLTFGTSEGFVPVPGVELVAELTGRNSNLVLVEGGRMIGVERQVLADRNRYRELRVGLDYRPPPPYSKLDPIGAPLESIAAALRGSRLAQVASVVDGVGPELTAALKAAAAADGVAADTKLDGDALAHAAHLVAEAAQRPSAFLARWGGVLDPMNAAREERQTLALDKLERLLKKELRLARRKVSDAVTAVSAGEEAGELRRQGDLLLARAAAVPAGAEQVTLPGFDGTEETLTLDPRLDAAGNARARYDQARRRAARAQRALRELPALEAAAAAAQAALEAAATLPAGEVRARLQAAESGAAQADRRSAVPGIRFQGPHGFEVVVGRNARDNDKVTFGVARSRDLWFHAQGYRGSHVVVRSGGKEVPFDTVLFAARLAAGHSEAGREDRVAVDYTERKNVWRPKGGAPGAVNFAHHRTVVVAPARDDAGARG; from the coding sequence ATGGAAGGCCTTCTCATCGCGGAGCAGCTGCGGGCACTGGCGCCGCTGCTGCCGGCGGAGCGGCTGGCCTGGCGTTTCCCCGACGACCGCACGGCCGTGCTACCGCTCCTCGAGGGGCGCTCCCTGTGGTTGGGTAGCCGGCCGCCGCGTCCCTACCTGGCGTTGAAGGAGGGCGCGCCGGAGGCGCTCAAGCCGCGCACGCCGTTCCAGCAGCAGCTCGCCTCGCGGGCGGTGGGCCCGCTCCTGGCCGCTACCCAACCGGCGCGCGATCGCGTGCTCAGGCTGACCTTCGGGACGTCCGAGGGGTTCGTGCCGGTGCCGGGCGTCGAGCTGGTGGCGGAGCTTACCGGCAGGAACTCCAACCTGGTCCTCGTCGAGGGCGGCAGGATGATCGGGGTGGAGCGCCAGGTTCTCGCCGACCGCAATCGTTACCGCGAGCTCAGGGTCGGCCTCGACTACCGGCCGCCGCCGCCTTACAGCAAACTCGACCCGATCGGCGCCCCCTTGGAGTCCATCGCCGCGGCGCTGCGCGGGAGCCGGCTCGCCCAGGTGGCGAGTGTGGTCGACGGCGTCGGGCCCGAACTCACGGCGGCCCTCAAGGCCGCCGCCGCGGCCGATGGCGTGGCCGCCGACACGAAGCTGGACGGCGACGCGCTGGCGCACGCGGCGCACCTGGTCGCGGAGGCGGCGCAGCGGCCGAGCGCCTTCCTGGCACGCTGGGGCGGAGTGCTCGACCCCATGAACGCGGCCCGCGAGGAGCGTCAGACGTTGGCCCTCGACAAGCTGGAGCGGCTGCTGAAGAAGGAGCTCAGGCTGGCCAGGCGCAAGGTGTCCGACGCCGTGACCGCCGTCTCGGCCGGTGAGGAGGCAGGCGAGCTGCGGCGCCAGGGCGACCTCCTCCTGGCGCGGGCGGCGGCCGTGCCGGCCGGGGCCGAGCAGGTCACGCTCCCGGGCTTCGACGGTACGGAGGAGACGCTGACGCTGGACCCACGGCTCGACGCCGCCGGCAACGCCAGAGCCCGCTACGACCAGGCCCGCAGGCGCGCGGCGCGGGCACAGCGGGCCCTGCGCGAACTGCCGGCACTGGAGGCGGCGGCCGCTGCCGCCCAAGCGGCGCTCGAGGCCGCGGCCACGCTGCCTGCCGGGGAGGTGCGTGCCAGGCTGCAAGCGGCCGAGAGCGGCGCCGCCCAGGCCGACAGGCGTTCAGCCGTGCCGGGCATCAGGTTCCAGGGCCCGCACGGCTTCGAGGTGGTGGTCGGCCGCAATGCCCGCGACAACGACAAGGTGACGTTCGGGGTCGCGCGCAGCCGCGACCTGTGGTTCCACGCCCAGGGTTACCGGGGCTCGCACGTGGTGGTGCGCTCCGGCGGCAAGGAAGTCCCGTTCGACACGGTGCTGTTCGCAGCGAGGCTGGCGGCCGGCCACTCGGAGGCCGGACGCGAGGACCGCGTGGCCGTCGACTATACCGAGCGCAAGAACGTCTGGCGGCCCAAGGGTGGGGCGCCGGGGGCCGTCAACTTCGCGCACCACCGCACGGTGGTGGTGGCGCCCGCGCGTGACGACGCGGGCGCGAGGGGCTGA
- the fba gene encoding class II fructose-1,6-bisphosphate aldolase, producing MGLVTGLEILATARAAGYGVGAFNTNNLEMTQAIIEAAEELRSPVIVAMSEGALKYGGPGLPEIVKYFAGKASVPVAIHLDHGSSYASCLRAIRMGFTSVMIDMSHLDEAANVAETRRVVEAAHAVGVTVEAEIGRLVGIEEHIEVTAEEAALTRPDEAQRFVAESGVDYLAVAIGTSHGAYKGKGRPFIDHARIRAIAELVQAPLVMHGASGVPAELVTRFRAAGGVIGDASGIHEDDVRQAVTEGIAKINTDTDLRLAFTASVREVLRDRVEEFDPRKILGPAREQMKRVVADRMRVFGSAGKAG from the coding sequence ATGGGACTAGTCACCGGCCTGGAGATCCTCGCTACCGCACGCGCCGCCGGCTACGGCGTGGGCGCGTTCAACACCAACAACCTCGAGATGACGCAAGCGATCATCGAAGCGGCGGAGGAGCTCCGCAGCCCCGTCATCGTCGCCATGTCGGAGGGAGCCCTCAAGTACGGCGGGCCCGGCCTCCCGGAGATCGTCAAGTACTTCGCCGGTAAGGCGAGCGTTCCCGTTGCCATCCACCTCGATCACGGCTCCAGTTACGCGTCGTGCCTGCGCGCCATCCGCATGGGTTTCACGTCGGTGATGATCGACATGTCGCACCTGGACGAGGCCGCGAACGTGGCCGAGACCCGCCGCGTGGTCGAGGCGGCTCACGCGGTCGGGGTGACGGTAGAGGCGGAGATCGGGCGCCTGGTCGGCATCGAGGAGCACATCGAAGTCACCGCCGAAGAGGCAGCCCTCACCCGTCCGGACGAGGCGCAGCGCTTCGTGGCCGAGAGCGGCGTCGACTATCTGGCCGTGGCCATCGGTACGTCGCACGGCGCCTACAAGGGCAAGGGGCGGCCGTTCATCGACCACGCCCGCATCAGGGCAATAGCGGAGCTGGTGCAGGCTCCGCTCGTCATGCACGGCGCCTCCGGGGTGCCGGCCGAGCTGGTGACGCGGTTCCGCGCCGCCGGTGGGGTGATCGGCGACGCCAGCGGGATCCACGAGGACGACGTGCGGCAGGCCGTGACCGAGGGCATCGCGAAGATCAACACCGACACCGACTTGCGCCTGGCGTTCACGGCGAGCGTGCGGGAGGTGCTCAGGGACAGGGTGGAGGAGTTCGACCCCCGCAAGATACTCGGGCCGGCGCGCGAGCAGATGAAGCGCGTCGTGGCCGACCGGATGCGGGTATTCGGCTCGGCCGGCAAGGCCGGCTGA